A region of Scylla paramamosain isolate STU-SP2022 chromosome 25, ASM3559412v1, whole genome shotgun sequence DNA encodes the following proteins:
- the LOC135113069 gene encoding phosphatidylinositol 3,4,5-trisphosphate 3-phosphatase and dual-specificity protein phosphatase PTEN-like isoform X16, which produces MSKGIRNLVSKRKRRFKENGYDLDLSYITERLIAMGFPAQKLEGVYRNHIDDVSRFLEERHKDHYRIYNLCSERNRSYDESRFHNRVRTFPFADHNPPPLIDIQPLCNDIGKWLSQDQKNVAVVHCKAGKGRTGVMICCYLLHCHYTRLAQEALDFYGDKRTFDRKGVTIPSQRRYVEYYAKLVSSNFNYNPPYVRLREARMTPPLSSVNSEVYLVVSSHTNKKGYSTQVCEVKKGKEALHLLVKEEVARPISGDIKIELKRTNFVRRTDKLFSAWLNTHFIFEEGKKVTNGFEIIASDQSNHNTCGPHQITRQRSNSFRASNKSEGHRHRRQESAEGRAALSGLGGGGMDQHPPREPRRRNRVAGESKSLPTGHLTCLAAQEDWHPLPPPQPPPPSPGDASPPPHLRHARQDSRHRRRHHTQHQHLPSEGGGSGETWEEGRPEEQEVLVVLKKDQLDKASKDTHHKLLPQDFQIELWWMVTYVNKGGGGSSSSSNNAVDSRDSGSTPSTITPSGSSSDTDDDEEDEDEDEDWDSGSGAEGLEVLL; this is translated from the exons ACATCACAGAGAGGCTCATTGCTATGGGATTTCCCGCCCAGAAGCTGGAAGGGGTGTACCGCAACCACATTGATGATGTGTCTCGTTTcctggaggagagacacaaggACCACTACCGAATATATAATCT ATGTTCAGAGCGGAACCGTTCGTACGACGAGTCACGTTTCCACAACAGAGTGCGCACCTTCCCCTTCGCGGACCACAACCCACCGCCCCTCATAGACATCCAGCCACTCTGCAACGACATTGGCAAGTGGCTCTCCCAGGACCAGAAGAATGTGGCAGTGGTGCATTGCAAGGCCGGCAAG GGCCGCACAGGAGTCATGATCTGCTGCTACCTCCTCCACTGCCACTACACTCGCCTGGCGCAGGAGGCTCTTGACTTCTACGGGGACAAGAGAACCTTTGACAGAAAA ggtgtGACGATCCCCAGCCAAAGACGCTATGTGGAATACTATGCCAAACTAGTCAGTTCCAATTTTAACTATAACCCACCTTATGTGCGACTGCGGGAGGCACGCATGACCCCACCCCTCTCCAGCGTCAActcag AGGTGTACCTGGTGGTGAGCTCCCACACCAACAAGAAAGGGTATAGCACGCAGGTGTGTGAggtgaagaaggggaaggaggcacTGCACCTGCTGGTCAAGGAGGAGGTAGCAAGACCCATCTCAGGGGACATCAAGATTGAACTCAAAAGGACCAACTTTGTCAGGCGAACG GATAAGCTGTTTAGTGCCTGGCTCAACACACACTTCATCTTTGAGGAGGGCAAGAAGGTCACAAATGGCTTTGAAATCATTGCGTCTGACCAGAGCAACCACAACACCTGCGGCCCTCACCAGATTACTCggcaaag GAGCAACAGTTTTCGGGCGTCGAACAAGTCGGagggacacagacacagacggCAGGAGTCAGCGGAGGGGCGGGCGGCTCTGTCGGGGCTCGGGGGTGGGGGCATGGACCAGCACCCACCCCGAGAACCCCGCCGGAGGAACAGAGTGGCCGGGGAGAGCAAAAGTTTGCCAACTGGTCACCTCACATGCTTAGCGGCACAGGAAGACTGGCACCCACTACCTCCGCCGCAGCCCCCGCCACCCTCCCCTGGTGATGCCAGCCCCCCACCACACCTCCGCCACGCCAGGCAGGAcagccgccaccgccgccgccaccacacccAGCATCAGCATCTTCC cagtgagGGTGGTGGGTCGGGTGAGACGTGGGAGGAGGGGCGGCCTGAGGAACAAGAGGTACTGGTGGTGCTGAAGAAGGATCAGTTAGACAAAGCAAGCAAAGACACTCACCACAAGCTCCTCCCACAAGACTTCCag ATTGAGCTGTGGTGGATGGTGACCTATGTGAACAAGGGCGGtgggggcagcagcagcagcagcaacaatgcGGTGGACTCCCGGGACAGTGGCTCTACCCCAAGTACCATCACCCCCTCTGGCTCCTCCTCCGACACTGAtgacgacgaggaggacgaggacgaggacgaggactgGGATTCAGGTAGTGGCG CGGAGGGGTTGGAGGTACTGCTGTGA
- the LOC135113069 gene encoding phosphatidylinositol 3,4,5-trisphosphate 3-phosphatase and dual-specificity protein phosphatase PTEN-like isoform X23, with product MSKGIRNLVSKRKRRFKENGYDLDLSYITERLIAMGFPAQKLEGVYRNHIDDVSRFLEERHKDHYRIYNLCSERNRSYDESRFHNRVRTFPFADHNPPPLIDIQPLCNDIGKWLSQDQKNVAVVHCKAGKGRTGVMICCYLLHCHYTRLAQEALDFYGDKRTFDRKGVTIPSQRRYVEYYAKLVSSNFNYNPPYVRLREARMTPPLSSVNSEVYLVVSSHTNKKGYSTQVCEVKKGKEALHLLVKEEVARPISGDIKIELKRTNFVRRTDKLFSAWLNTHFIFEEGKKVTNGFEIIASDQSNHNTCGPHQITRQSSSEGGGSGETWEEGRPEEQEVLVVLKKDQLDKASKDTHHKLLPQDFQIELWWMVTYVNKGGGGSSSSSNNAVDSRDSGSTPSTITPSGSSSDTDDDEEDEDEDEDWDSGSGAEGLEVLL from the exons ACATCACAGAGAGGCTCATTGCTATGGGATTTCCCGCCCAGAAGCTGGAAGGGGTGTACCGCAACCACATTGATGATGTGTCTCGTTTcctggaggagagacacaaggACCACTACCGAATATATAATCT ATGTTCAGAGCGGAACCGTTCGTACGACGAGTCACGTTTCCACAACAGAGTGCGCACCTTCCCCTTCGCGGACCACAACCCACCGCCCCTCATAGACATCCAGCCACTCTGCAACGACATTGGCAAGTGGCTCTCCCAGGACCAGAAGAATGTGGCAGTGGTGCATTGCAAGGCCGGCAAG GGCCGCACAGGAGTCATGATCTGCTGCTACCTCCTCCACTGCCACTACACTCGCCTGGCGCAGGAGGCTCTTGACTTCTACGGGGACAAGAGAACCTTTGACAGAAAA ggtgtGACGATCCCCAGCCAAAGACGCTATGTGGAATACTATGCCAAACTAGTCAGTTCCAATTTTAACTATAACCCACCTTATGTGCGACTGCGGGAGGCACGCATGACCCCACCCCTCTCCAGCGTCAActcag AGGTGTACCTGGTGGTGAGCTCCCACACCAACAAGAAAGGGTATAGCACGCAGGTGTGTGAggtgaagaaggggaaggaggcacTGCACCTGCTGGTCAAGGAGGAGGTAGCAAGACCCATCTCAGGGGACATCAAGATTGAACTCAAAAGGACCAACTTTGTCAGGCGAACG GATAAGCTGTTTAGTGCCTGGCTCAACACACACTTCATCTTTGAGGAGGGCAAGAAGGTCACAAATGGCTTTGAAATCATTGCGTCTGACCAGAGCAACCACAACACCTGCGGCCCTCACCAGATTACTCggcaaag cagcagtgagGGTGGTGGGTCGGGTGAGACGTGGGAGGAGGGGCGGCCTGAGGAACAAGAGGTACTGGTGGTGCTGAAGAAGGATCAGTTAGACAAAGCAAGCAAAGACACTCACCACAAGCTCCTCCCACAAGACTTCCag ATTGAGCTGTGGTGGATGGTGACCTATGTGAACAAGGGCGGtgggggcagcagcagcagcagcaacaatgcGGTGGACTCCCGGGACAGTGGCTCTACCCCAAGTACCATCACCCCCTCTGGCTCCTCCTCCGACACTGAtgacgacgaggaggacgaggacgaggacgaggactgGGATTCAGGTAGTGGCG CGGAGGGGTTGGAGGTACTGCTGTGA
- the LOC135113069 gene encoding phosphatidylinositol 3,4,5-trisphosphate 3-phosphatase and dual-specificity protein phosphatase PTEN-like isoform X24 produces MSKGIRNLVSKRKRRFKENGYDLDLSYITERLIAMGFPAQKLEGVYRNHIDDVSRFLEERHKDHYRIYNLCSERNRSYDESRFHNRVRTFPFADHNPPPLIDIQPLCNDIGKWLSQDQKNVAVVHCKAGKGRTGVMICCYLLHCHYTRLAQEALDFYGDKRTFDRKGVTIPSQRRYVEYYAKLVSSNFNYNPPYVRLREARMTPPLSSVNSEVYLVVSSHTNKKGYSTQVCEVKKGKEALHLLVKEEVARPISGDIKIELKRTNFVRRTDKLFSAWLNTHFIFEEGKKVTNGFEIIASDQSNHNTCGPHQITRQSSEGGGSGETWEEGRPEEQEVLVVLKKDQLDKASKDTHHKLLPQDFQIELWWMVTYVNKGGGGSSSSSNNAVDSRDSGSTPSTITPSGSSSDTDDDEEDEDEDEDWDSGSGAEGLEVLL; encoded by the exons ACATCACAGAGAGGCTCATTGCTATGGGATTTCCCGCCCAGAAGCTGGAAGGGGTGTACCGCAACCACATTGATGATGTGTCTCGTTTcctggaggagagacacaaggACCACTACCGAATATATAATCT ATGTTCAGAGCGGAACCGTTCGTACGACGAGTCACGTTTCCACAACAGAGTGCGCACCTTCCCCTTCGCGGACCACAACCCACCGCCCCTCATAGACATCCAGCCACTCTGCAACGACATTGGCAAGTGGCTCTCCCAGGACCAGAAGAATGTGGCAGTGGTGCATTGCAAGGCCGGCAAG GGCCGCACAGGAGTCATGATCTGCTGCTACCTCCTCCACTGCCACTACACTCGCCTGGCGCAGGAGGCTCTTGACTTCTACGGGGACAAGAGAACCTTTGACAGAAAA ggtgtGACGATCCCCAGCCAAAGACGCTATGTGGAATACTATGCCAAACTAGTCAGTTCCAATTTTAACTATAACCCACCTTATGTGCGACTGCGGGAGGCACGCATGACCCCACCCCTCTCCAGCGTCAActcag AGGTGTACCTGGTGGTGAGCTCCCACACCAACAAGAAAGGGTATAGCACGCAGGTGTGTGAggtgaagaaggggaaggaggcacTGCACCTGCTGGTCAAGGAGGAGGTAGCAAGACCCATCTCAGGGGACATCAAGATTGAACTCAAAAGGACCAACTTTGTCAGGCGAACG GATAAGCTGTTTAGTGCCTGGCTCAACACACACTTCATCTTTGAGGAGGGCAAGAAGGTCACAAATGGCTTTGAAATCATTGCGTCTGACCAGAGCAACCACAACACCTGCGGCCCTCACCAGATTACTCggcaaag cagtgagGGTGGTGGGTCGGGTGAGACGTGGGAGGAGGGGCGGCCTGAGGAACAAGAGGTACTGGTGGTGCTGAAGAAGGATCAGTTAGACAAAGCAAGCAAAGACACTCACCACAAGCTCCTCCCACAAGACTTCCag ATTGAGCTGTGGTGGATGGTGACCTATGTGAACAAGGGCGGtgggggcagcagcagcagcagcaacaatgcGGTGGACTCCCGGGACAGTGGCTCTACCCCAAGTACCATCACCCCCTCTGGCTCCTCCTCCGACACTGAtgacgacgaggaggacgaggacgaggacgaggactgGGATTCAGGTAGTGGCG CGGAGGGGTTGGAGGTACTGCTGTGA
- the LOC135113069 gene encoding phosphatidylinositol 3,4,5-trisphosphate 3-phosphatase and dual-specificity protein phosphatase PTEN-like isoform X26, which produces MSKGIRNLVSKRKRRFKENGYDLDLSYITERLIAMGFPAQKLEGVYRNHIDDVSRFLEERHKDHYRIYNLCSERNRSYDESRFHNRVRTFPFADHNPPPLIDIQPLCNDIGKWLSQDQKNVAVVHCKAGKGRTGVMICCYLLHCHYTRLAQEALDFYGDKRTFDRKGVTIPSQRRYVEYYAKLVSSNFNYNPPYVRLREARMTPPLSSVNSEVYLVVSSHTNKKGYSTQVCEVKKGKEALHLLVKEEVARPISGDIKIELKRTNFVRRTDKLFSAWLNTHFIFEEGKKVTNGFEIIASDQSNHNTCGPHQITRQSSEGGGSGETWEEGRPEEQEVLVVLKKDQLDKASKDTHHKLLPQDFQIELWWMVTYVNKGGGGSSSSSNNAVDSRDSGSTPSTITPSGSSSDTDDDEEDEDEDEDWDSAEGLEVLL; this is translated from the exons ACATCACAGAGAGGCTCATTGCTATGGGATTTCCCGCCCAGAAGCTGGAAGGGGTGTACCGCAACCACATTGATGATGTGTCTCGTTTcctggaggagagacacaaggACCACTACCGAATATATAATCT ATGTTCAGAGCGGAACCGTTCGTACGACGAGTCACGTTTCCACAACAGAGTGCGCACCTTCCCCTTCGCGGACCACAACCCACCGCCCCTCATAGACATCCAGCCACTCTGCAACGACATTGGCAAGTGGCTCTCCCAGGACCAGAAGAATGTGGCAGTGGTGCATTGCAAGGCCGGCAAG GGCCGCACAGGAGTCATGATCTGCTGCTACCTCCTCCACTGCCACTACACTCGCCTGGCGCAGGAGGCTCTTGACTTCTACGGGGACAAGAGAACCTTTGACAGAAAA ggtgtGACGATCCCCAGCCAAAGACGCTATGTGGAATACTATGCCAAACTAGTCAGTTCCAATTTTAACTATAACCCACCTTATGTGCGACTGCGGGAGGCACGCATGACCCCACCCCTCTCCAGCGTCAActcag AGGTGTACCTGGTGGTGAGCTCCCACACCAACAAGAAAGGGTATAGCACGCAGGTGTGTGAggtgaagaaggggaaggaggcacTGCACCTGCTGGTCAAGGAGGAGGTAGCAAGACCCATCTCAGGGGACATCAAGATTGAACTCAAAAGGACCAACTTTGTCAGGCGAACG GATAAGCTGTTTAGTGCCTGGCTCAACACACACTTCATCTTTGAGGAGGGCAAGAAGGTCACAAATGGCTTTGAAATCATTGCGTCTGACCAGAGCAACCACAACACCTGCGGCCCTCACCAGATTACTCggcaaag cagtgagGGTGGTGGGTCGGGTGAGACGTGGGAGGAGGGGCGGCCTGAGGAACAAGAGGTACTGGTGGTGCTGAAGAAGGATCAGTTAGACAAAGCAAGCAAAGACACTCACCACAAGCTCCTCCCACAAGACTTCCag ATTGAGCTGTGGTGGATGGTGACCTATGTGAACAAGGGCGGtgggggcagcagcagcagcagcaacaatgcGGTGGACTCCCGGGACAGTGGCTCTACCCCAAGTACCATCACCCCCTCTGGCTCCTCCTCCGACACTGAtgacgacgaggaggacgaggacgaggacgaggactgGGATTCAG CGGAGGGGTTGGAGGTACTGCTGTGA
- the LOC135113069 gene encoding uncharacterized protein LOC135113069 isoform X1 yields MSKGIRNLVSKRKRRFKENGYDLDLSYITERLIAMGFPAQKLEGVYRNHIDDVSRFLEERHKDHYRIYNLCSERNRSYDESRFHNRVRTFPFADHNPPPLIDIQPLCNDIGKWLSQDQKNVAVVHCKAGKGRTGVMICCYLLHCHYTRLAQEALDFYGDKRTFDRKGVTIPSQRRYVEYYAKLVSSNFNYNPPYVRLREARMTPPLSSVNSEVYLVVSSHTNKKGYSTQVCEVKKGKEALHLLVKEEVARPISGDIKIELKRTNFVRRTDKLFSAWLNTHFIFEEGKKVTNGFEIIASDQSNHNTCGPHQITRQRWGGAGWGGGRVSERVCVNPCRSNSFRASNKSEGHRHRRQESAEGRAALSGLGGGGMDQHPPREPRRRNRVAGESKSLPTGHLTCLAAQEDWHPLPPPQPPPPSPGDASPPPHLRHARQDSRHRRRHHTQHQHLPSSEGGGSGETWEEGRPEEQEVLVVLKKDQLDKASKDTHHKLLPQDFQIELWWMVTYVNKGGGGSSSSSNNAVDSRDSGSTPSTITPSGSSSDTDDDEEDEDEDEDWDSGSGGERRGPQLSSSPFGSQSLNGHCPERYVGRYRLMSDCSAAQPNHFNPPEGPT; encoded by the exons ACATCACAGAGAGGCTCATTGCTATGGGATTTCCCGCCCAGAAGCTGGAAGGGGTGTACCGCAACCACATTGATGATGTGTCTCGTTTcctggaggagagacacaaggACCACTACCGAATATATAATCT ATGTTCAGAGCGGAACCGTTCGTACGACGAGTCACGTTTCCACAACAGAGTGCGCACCTTCCCCTTCGCGGACCACAACCCACCGCCCCTCATAGACATCCAGCCACTCTGCAACGACATTGGCAAGTGGCTCTCCCAGGACCAGAAGAATGTGGCAGTGGTGCATTGCAAGGCCGGCAAG GGCCGCACAGGAGTCATGATCTGCTGCTACCTCCTCCACTGCCACTACACTCGCCTGGCGCAGGAGGCTCTTGACTTCTACGGGGACAAGAGAACCTTTGACAGAAAA ggtgtGACGATCCCCAGCCAAAGACGCTATGTGGAATACTATGCCAAACTAGTCAGTTCCAATTTTAACTATAACCCACCTTATGTGCGACTGCGGGAGGCACGCATGACCCCACCCCTCTCCAGCGTCAActcag AGGTGTACCTGGTGGTGAGCTCCCACACCAACAAGAAAGGGTATAGCACGCAGGTGTGTGAggtgaagaaggggaaggaggcacTGCACCTGCTGGTCAAGGAGGAGGTAGCAAGACCCATCTCAGGGGACATCAAGATTGAACTCAAAAGGACCAACTTTGTCAGGCGAACG GATAAGCTGTTTAGTGCCTGGCTCAACACACACTTCATCTTTGAGGAGGGCAAGAAGGTCACAAATGGCTTTGAAATCATTGCGTCTGACCAGAGCAACCACAACACCTGCGGCCCTCACCAGATTACTCggcaaag atggggcggggcgggatggGGAGGCGGGCGTGTCAGTGAGCGCGTGTGTGTCAATCCGTGCAGGAGCAACAGTTTTCGGGCGTCGAACAAGTCGGagggacacagacacagacggCAGGAGTCAGCGGAGGGGCGGGCGGCTCTGTCGGGGCTCGGGGGTGGGGGCATGGACCAGCACCCACCCCGAGAACCCCGCCGGAGGAACAGAGTGGCCGGGGAGAGCAAAAGTTTGCCAACTGGTCACCTCACATGCTTAGCGGCACAGGAAGACTGGCACCCACTACCTCCGCCGCAGCCCCCGCCACCCTCCCCTGGTGATGCCAGCCCCCCACCACACCTCCGCCACGCCAGGCAGGAcagccgccaccgccgccgccaccacacccAGCATCAGCATCTTCC cagcagtgagGGTGGTGGGTCGGGTGAGACGTGGGAGGAGGGGCGGCCTGAGGAACAAGAGGTACTGGTGGTGCTGAAGAAGGATCAGTTAGACAAAGCAAGCAAAGACACTCACCACAAGCTCCTCCCACAAGACTTCCag ATTGAGCTGTGGTGGATGGTGACCTATGTGAACAAGGGCGGtgggggcagcagcagcagcagcaacaatgcGGTGGACTCCCGGGACAGTGGCTCTACCCCAAGTACCATCACCCCCTCTGGCTCCTCCTCCGACACTGAtgacgacgaggaggacgaggacgaggacgaggactgGGATTCAGGTAGTGGCG gagaaaggagaggccCACAgttgtcctcctccccctttggATCACAGAGTCTGA aTGGCCACTGCCCTGAGCGCTATGTGGGGCGTTACCGCCTCATGTCAGACTGCTCCGCTGCCCAACCCAACCATTTCAACCCACCGGAGGGGCCTACATGA
- the LOC135113069 gene encoding phosphatidylinositol 3,4,5-trisphosphate 3-phosphatase and dual-specificity protein phosphatase PTEN-like isoform X14, whose translation MSKGIRNLVSKRKRRFKENGYDLDLSYITERLIAMGFPAQKLEGVYRNHIDDVSRFLEERHKDHYRIYNLCSERNRSYDESRFHNRVRTFPFADHNPPPLIDIQPLCNDIGKWLSQDQKNVAVVHCKAGKGRTGVMICCYLLHCHYTRLAQEALDFYGDKRTFDRKGVTIPSQRRYVEYYAKLVSSNFNYNPPYVRLREARMTPPLSSVNSEVYLVVSSHTNKKGYSTQVCEVKKGKEALHLLVKEEVARPISGDIKIELKRTNFVRRTDKLFSAWLNTHFIFEEGKKVTNGFEIIASDQSNHNTCGPHQITRQRWGGAGWGGGRVSERVCVNPCRSNSFRASNKSEGHRHRRQESAEGRAALSGLGGGGMDQHPPREPRRRNRVAGESKSLPTGHLTCLAAQEDWHPLPPPQPPPPSPGDASPPPHLRHARQDSRHRRRHHTQHQHLPSSEGGGSGETWEEGRPEEQEVLVVLKKDQLDKASKDTHHKLLPQDFQIELWWMVTYVNKGGGGSSSSSNNAVDSRDSGSTPSTITPSGSSSDTDDDEEDEDEDEDWDSGESTYL comes from the exons ACATCACAGAGAGGCTCATTGCTATGGGATTTCCCGCCCAGAAGCTGGAAGGGGTGTACCGCAACCACATTGATGATGTGTCTCGTTTcctggaggagagacacaaggACCACTACCGAATATATAATCT ATGTTCAGAGCGGAACCGTTCGTACGACGAGTCACGTTTCCACAACAGAGTGCGCACCTTCCCCTTCGCGGACCACAACCCACCGCCCCTCATAGACATCCAGCCACTCTGCAACGACATTGGCAAGTGGCTCTCCCAGGACCAGAAGAATGTGGCAGTGGTGCATTGCAAGGCCGGCAAG GGCCGCACAGGAGTCATGATCTGCTGCTACCTCCTCCACTGCCACTACACTCGCCTGGCGCAGGAGGCTCTTGACTTCTACGGGGACAAGAGAACCTTTGACAGAAAA ggtgtGACGATCCCCAGCCAAAGACGCTATGTGGAATACTATGCCAAACTAGTCAGTTCCAATTTTAACTATAACCCACCTTATGTGCGACTGCGGGAGGCACGCATGACCCCACCCCTCTCCAGCGTCAActcag AGGTGTACCTGGTGGTGAGCTCCCACACCAACAAGAAAGGGTATAGCACGCAGGTGTGTGAggtgaagaaggggaaggaggcacTGCACCTGCTGGTCAAGGAGGAGGTAGCAAGACCCATCTCAGGGGACATCAAGATTGAACTCAAAAGGACCAACTTTGTCAGGCGAACG GATAAGCTGTTTAGTGCCTGGCTCAACACACACTTCATCTTTGAGGAGGGCAAGAAGGTCACAAATGGCTTTGAAATCATTGCGTCTGACCAGAGCAACCACAACACCTGCGGCCCTCACCAGATTACTCggcaaag atggggcggggcgggatggGGAGGCGGGCGTGTCAGTGAGCGCGTGTGTGTCAATCCGTGCAGGAGCAACAGTTTTCGGGCGTCGAACAAGTCGGagggacacagacacagacggCAGGAGTCAGCGGAGGGGCGGGCGGCTCTGTCGGGGCTCGGGGGTGGGGGCATGGACCAGCACCCACCCCGAGAACCCCGCCGGAGGAACAGAGTGGCCGGGGAGAGCAAAAGTTTGCCAACTGGTCACCTCACATGCTTAGCGGCACAGGAAGACTGGCACCCACTACCTCCGCCGCAGCCCCCGCCACCCTCCCCTGGTGATGCCAGCCCCCCACCACACCTCCGCCACGCCAGGCAGGAcagccgccaccgccgccgccaccacacccAGCATCAGCATCTTCC cagcagtgagGGTGGTGGGTCGGGTGAGACGTGGGAGGAGGGGCGGCCTGAGGAACAAGAGGTACTGGTGGTGCTGAAGAAGGATCAGTTAGACAAAGCAAGCAAAGACACTCACCACAAGCTCCTCCCACAAGACTTCCag ATTGAGCTGTGGTGGATGGTGACCTATGTGAACAAGGGCGGtgggggcagcagcagcagcagcaacaatgcGGTGGACTCCCGGGACAGTGGCTCTACCCCAAGTACCATCACCCCCTCTGGCTCCTCCTCCGACACTGAtgacgacgaggaggacgaggacgaggacgaggactgGGATTCAG
- the LOC135113069 gene encoding uncharacterized protein LOC135113069 isoform X6, with amino-acid sequence MSKGIRNLVSKRKRRFKENGYDLDLSYITERLIAMGFPAQKLEGVYRNHIDDVSRFLEERHKDHYRIYNLCSERNRSYDESRFHNRVRTFPFADHNPPPLIDIQPLCNDIGKWLSQDQKNVAVVHCKAGKGRTGVMICCYLLHCHYTRLAQEALDFYGDKRTFDRKGVTIPSQRRYVEYYAKLVSSNFNYNPPYVRLREARMTPPLSSVNSEVYLVVSSHTNKKGYSTQVCEVKKGKEALHLLVKEEVARPISGDIKIELKRTNFVRRTDKLFSAWLNTHFIFEEGKKVTNGFEIIASDQSNHNTCGPHQITRQRWGGAGWGGGRVSERVCVNPCRSNSFRASNKSEGHRHRRQESAEGRAALSGLGGGGMDQHPPREPRRRNRVAGESKSLPTGHLTCLAAQEDWHPLPPPQPPPPSPGDASPPPHLRHARQDSRHRRRHHTQHQHLPSSEGGGSGETWEEGRPEEQEVLVVLKKDQLDKASKDTHHKLLPQDFQIELWWMVTYVNKGGGGSSSSSNNAVDSRDSGSTPSTITPSGSSSDTDDDEEDEDEDEDWDSDGHCPERYVGRYRLMSDCSAAQPNHFNPPEGPT; translated from the exons ACATCACAGAGAGGCTCATTGCTATGGGATTTCCCGCCCAGAAGCTGGAAGGGGTGTACCGCAACCACATTGATGATGTGTCTCGTTTcctggaggagagacacaaggACCACTACCGAATATATAATCT ATGTTCAGAGCGGAACCGTTCGTACGACGAGTCACGTTTCCACAACAGAGTGCGCACCTTCCCCTTCGCGGACCACAACCCACCGCCCCTCATAGACATCCAGCCACTCTGCAACGACATTGGCAAGTGGCTCTCCCAGGACCAGAAGAATGTGGCAGTGGTGCATTGCAAGGCCGGCAAG GGCCGCACAGGAGTCATGATCTGCTGCTACCTCCTCCACTGCCACTACACTCGCCTGGCGCAGGAGGCTCTTGACTTCTACGGGGACAAGAGAACCTTTGACAGAAAA ggtgtGACGATCCCCAGCCAAAGACGCTATGTGGAATACTATGCCAAACTAGTCAGTTCCAATTTTAACTATAACCCACCTTATGTGCGACTGCGGGAGGCACGCATGACCCCACCCCTCTCCAGCGTCAActcag AGGTGTACCTGGTGGTGAGCTCCCACACCAACAAGAAAGGGTATAGCACGCAGGTGTGTGAggtgaagaaggggaaggaggcacTGCACCTGCTGGTCAAGGAGGAGGTAGCAAGACCCATCTCAGGGGACATCAAGATTGAACTCAAAAGGACCAACTTTGTCAGGCGAACG GATAAGCTGTTTAGTGCCTGGCTCAACACACACTTCATCTTTGAGGAGGGCAAGAAGGTCACAAATGGCTTTGAAATCATTGCGTCTGACCAGAGCAACCACAACACCTGCGGCCCTCACCAGATTACTCggcaaag atggggcggggcgggatggGGAGGCGGGCGTGTCAGTGAGCGCGTGTGTGTCAATCCGTGCAGGAGCAACAGTTTTCGGGCGTCGAACAAGTCGGagggacacagacacagacggCAGGAGTCAGCGGAGGGGCGGGCGGCTCTGTCGGGGCTCGGGGGTGGGGGCATGGACCAGCACCCACCCCGAGAACCCCGCCGGAGGAACAGAGTGGCCGGGGAGAGCAAAAGTTTGCCAACTGGTCACCTCACATGCTTAGCGGCACAGGAAGACTGGCACCCACTACCTCCGCCGCAGCCCCCGCCACCCTCCCCTGGTGATGCCAGCCCCCCACCACACCTCCGCCACGCCAGGCAGGAcagccgccaccgccgccgccaccacacccAGCATCAGCATCTTCC cagcagtgagGGTGGTGGGTCGGGTGAGACGTGGGAGGAGGGGCGGCCTGAGGAACAAGAGGTACTGGTGGTGCTGAAGAAGGATCAGTTAGACAAAGCAAGCAAAGACACTCACCACAAGCTCCTCCCACAAGACTTCCag ATTGAGCTGTGGTGGATGGTGACCTATGTGAACAAGGGCGGtgggggcagcagcagcagcagcaacaatgcGGTGGACTCCCGGGACAGTGGCTCTACCCCAAGTACCATCACCCCCTCTGGCTCCTCCTCCGACACTGAtgacgacgaggaggacgaggacgaggacgaggactgGGATTCAG aTGGCCACTGCCCTGAGCGCTATGTGGGGCGTTACCGCCTCATGTCAGACTGCTCCGCTGCCCAACCCAACCATTTCAACCCACCGGAGGGGCCTACATGA